A stretch of DNA from Nonlabens ponticola:
GAAACACCGTTACCGTCGATACCATCATCTTCTACCGCATCAGGTATACCATTCACACCTTCTGGCCCGTCAACCATACCGTCGTTATCAGCATCAAGTGCAGAGTTTCCTGTCTCATTGACATCATAGATACCGTCATTATCGCTGTCAAGGTCTAAATGATTTGATATTCCATCACCATCAGTATCAAATTCTGGGTTTACTGCATTGTCATCGTCACCAACAGTTGGATCGTTATCATCGTCATCTAGGTATGCAGGTACGCCGTCACCGTCGTTGTCGATATCAGGATTTGATCCTACTTCTACAATATCAGGAATACCATCATTATCGTCGTCTTCGTCAAATAGATTAGTATCGTCGGTAGCGTCAAGATAGTTAGGCGTACCGTCTCCATCAGTATCATCATTGGTTGGATCGCCGTCATTATCCACATCTTCACCTTGTTCAGGATCATTATCGTCACCACCACCTTCAAAAGTTAATAATCCATCATCATCATCATCCCTATCACGGAAATCTGGGTTGTCATTTGCTCCATCTCTATTAGGTAAATCGAATGGATTGTCAATGACTAATAAACCGTTAGGGTCTTCAAAATCTCCCAATGATCCGTCATATGCGTCATCCAATCCGTCACCATCATTATCTACACCAGATGGATCTACATCCGCCACACCATCTGCGTTGTAGTCACTACCCTCGATGGAGTCAGGCACATTATCATTATCAGAATCAAGATCTAGATAATCAGGAAGTTCGTCTCCACCATCATCATCATTACCATTGTCAAAATCCTCATCTGTGTTGACTGGCTCAATAGGTGCACCATTAGTATCATAGGCATCGTCAACTCCGTTAGAATCAGAATCCATCCCTGATGGTAAGATATAATCAGCTGATGATTGAGATTCAATGTTATCTGTAATTCCGTCGCCATCAGAGTCCTGATCCTTATAATTAGGGATGTCATCATCGTCGAGATCAGACTCAAGAGGATCATCGCCAACACCATTTCCATCAACTCCATCATCCTCGGCAGCATCAGGAATACCATTAACGCCTGCAGGACCGTCTACCATACCATCATTGTCTACATCTAGATCTGAATTACCAGTTTCTACCACATCATAAATTCCGTCGTCGTCTACATCTAGATCTAATTGGTTAGGTATACCATCGCCATCCAAGTCTAATGATGGATCAAACAAGCCATCTTCATTTCCTACAAAGAAGTCGTTATCATCATCATCAAGATAGCTGGGAACACCATCTCCATCGTTATCTATATCTGGATCAAAGCCATCTAGTTCTTCTATATCCGTGATACCGTCATTATCGTCATCCAAATCAATATTATCTGGAATAGAGTCATTATCTCTATCTATAGACACGATTGTAGGATCATCTGGCTCTCCATCATTGTTTTCATCGAAGTCATTTGGATTGTTTGGATCATCAGACGTATCTGTAACATCAACACCATTAACATCTTCTCCGATACCGATTAAGGAGTTGATTGCGCGGTTATTTCTAACGTCATCTTCGTCAATTGTTTGAGTCACGGTTGCTATTACGCTTTCGCCAGGAGCTATACTATTGAATGTATCAGGCATTATGCTACCCGCATCCGCATTATCGTCTGATATCACAACATCTGTAAGAGTGATATTTCCTGTGTTTGTTATTACAATGTCATATGTAATAACGTCACCAATATTTCTGAAGAATTGCTCACGAGCAGCCTTAGTGATGCTCATCGAACTTTTCTGTCCCAGGTCCGTATCCGTTGGATCGTCGCCCACGTTGCTGTCATCATCCGAGTCATCACTTACCGTGTTGCCATCCGGAGTCTCTCCGCTCACCACTGCCTGGTTGCGTACAAAGCCGCGGTCGATGTCATCCTGAGTGATCGTATAGCTACCCGTAAAGGTCGTATCGTCAAAGGCTCCCGGTGACAGGCTAGCGATAGGACCGCCGCTTAGTGTACCGTTGGCGCCTTCCAATAGAACGTCCTCAAGGGTGATGTTCGTCAGCGTCGTGCTTCCGGTATTCGTTACCCTGAAGCTGTACGTGATCGTCTCGCCCACCTGTGCCGTACCGTTGCCGGCATCATCCGTATCACCGCTGCCGGCATCATCAAACACCGACGTCTTGATCACCGCGATGCTGCTGTCCTGTCCCAGGTCCGTATCCGTTGGATCGTCGCCTACGTTGCTGTCATCATCCGAGTCATCACTTACAGTGTTGCCATCCGGAGTCTCTCCGCTCACCACTGCCTGGTTGCGTACAAAGCCGCGGTCGATGTCATCCTGAGTGATCGTATAGCTACCCGTAAAGGTCGTATCGTCAAAGGCTCCCGGTGACAGGCTAGCGATAGGACCGCCGCTTAGTGTACCGTTGGCGCCCTCCAATAGAACGTCCTCAAGGGTGATGTTCGTCAGCGTCGTGCTTCCGGTATTCGTTACCCTGAAGCTGTACGTGATCGTCTCGCCCACCTGTGCCGTACCGTTGCCGTCATCATCCGTATCACCGCTGCCGGCATCATCAAACACCGACGTCTTGATCACCGCGATGCTGCTGTCCTGTCCCAGGTCCGTATCCGTTGGATCGTCGCCCACGTTGCTGTCATCATCCGAGTCATCACTTACCGTGTTGCCATCCGGAGTCTCTCCGCTCACCACTGCCTGGTTGCGTACAAAGCCGCGGTCGATGTCATCCTGAGTGATCGTATAGCTACCCGTAAAGGTCGTATCGTCAAAGGCTCCCGGTGACAGGCTAGCGATAGGACCGCCGCTTAGTGTACCGTTGGCGCCTTCCAATAGAACGTCCTCAAGGGTGATGTTCGTCAGCGTCGTGCTTCCGGTATTCGTTACCCTGAAGCTGTACGTGATCGTCTCGCCCACCTGTGCCGTACCGTTGCCGGCATCATCCGTATCACCGCTGCCGGCATCATCAAACACCGACGTCTTGATCACCGCGATGCTGCTGTCCTGTCCCAGGTCCGTATCCGTTGGATCGTCGCCCACGTTGCTGTCATCATCCGAGTCATCACTTACAGTGTTGCCATCCGGAGTCTCTCCGCTCACCACTGCCTGGTTGCGTACAAAGCCGCGGTCGATGTCCTCCTGAGTGATCGTATAGCTACCCGTAAAGGTCGTATCGTCAAAGGCTCCCGGTGACAGGCTAGCGATAGGACCGCCGCTTAGTGTACCGTTGGCGCCTTCCAATAGAACGTCCTCAAGGGTGATGTTCGTCAGCGTCGTGCTTCCGGTATTCGTTACCCTGAAGCTGTACGTGATCGTCTCGCCCACCTGTGCCGTACCGTTGCCGTCATCATCCGTATCACCGCTGCCGGCGTCATCAAACACCGACGTCTTGATCACCGCGATGCTGCTGTCCTGTCCCAGGTCCGTATCCGTTGGATCGTCGCCACGTTGCTGTCATCATCCGAGTCATCACTTACAGTGTTGCCATCCGGAGTCTCTCCGCTCACCACTGCCTGGTTGCGTACAAAGCCGCGGTCGATGTCATCCTGAGTGATCGTATAGCTACCCGTAAAGGTCGTATCGTCAAAGGCTCCGGTGACAGGCTAGCGATAGGACCGCCGCTTAGTGTACCGTTGGCGCCTTCCAATAGAACGTCCTCAAGGGTGATGTTCGTCAGCGTCGTGCTTCCGGTATTCGTTACCCTGAAGCTGTACGTGATCGTCTCGCCCACCTGTGCCGTACCGTTGCCGTC
This window harbors:
- a CDS encoding DUF7507 domain-containing protein, with the protein product MIKTSVFDDAGSGDTDDDGNGTAQVGETITYSFRVTNTGSTTLTNITLEDVLLEGANGTLSGGPIASLSPEPLTIRPLRVAIRSLRMTSTAALYATRQW
- a CDS encoding DUF7507 domain-containing protein, coding for MIKTSVFDDAGSGDTDDDGNGTAQVGETITYSFRVTNTGSTTLTNITLEDVLLEGANGTLSGGPIASLSPGAFDDTTFTGSYTITQEDIDRGFVRNQAVVSGETPDGNTVSDDSDDDSNVGDDPTDTDLGQDSSIAVIKTSVFDDAGSGDTDDAGNGTAQVGETITYSFRVTNTGSTTLTNITLEDVLLEGANGTLSGGPIASLSPGAFDDTTFTGSYTITQDDIDRGFVRNQAVVSGETPDGNTVSDDSDDDSNVGDDPTDTDLGQDSSIAVIKTSVFDDAGSGDTDDDGNGTAQVGETITYSFRVTNTGSTTLTNITLEDVLLEGANGTLSGGPIASLSPGAFDDTTFTGSYTITQDDIDRGFVRNQAVVSGETPDGNTVSDDSDDDSNVGDDPTDTDLGQDSSIAVIKTSVFDDAGSGDTDDAGNGTAQVGETITYSFRVTNTGSTTLTNITLEDVLLEGANGTLSGGPIASLSPGAFDDTTFTGSYTITQDDIDRGFVRNQAVVSGETPDGNTVSDDSDDDSNVGDDPTDTDLGQKSSMSITKAAREQFFRNIGDVITYDIVITNTGNITLTDVVISDDNADAGSIMPDTFNSIAPGESVIATVTQTIDEDDVRNNRAINSLIGIGEDVNGVDVTDTSDDPNNPNDFDENNDGEPDDPTIVSIDRDNDSIPDNIDLDDDNDGITDIEELDGFDPDIDNDGDGVPSYLDDDDNDFFVGNEDGLFDPSLDLDGDGIPNQLDLDVDDDGIYDVVETGNSDLDVDNDGMVDGPAGVNGIPDAAEDDGVDGNGVGDDPLESDLDDDDIPNYKDQDSDGDGITDNIESQSSADYILPSGMDSDSNGVDDAYDTNGAPIEPVNTDEDFDNGNDDDGGDELPDYLDLDSDNDNVPDSIEGSDYNADGVADVDPSGVDNDGDGLDDAYDGSLGDFEDPNGLLVIDNPFDLPNRDGANDNPDFRDRDDDDDGLLTFEGGGDDNDPEQGEDVDNDGDPTNDDTDGDGTPNYLDATDDTNLFDEDDDNDGIPDIVEVGSNPDIDNDGDGVPAYLDDDDNDPTVGDDDNAVNPEFDTDGDGISNHLDLDSDNDGIYDVNETGNSALDADNDGMVDGPEGVNGIPDAVEDDGIDGNGVSTAPRETDTDLLPDYLDQDSDNDGITDNVESQDTFDYISPSGQDEDNNGVDDAYDTNGSPIEEFNFDGDDLQDYIDSDSDNDNVLDRLEGHDFDHDGIADVSPSDQDIDNDGLNDAYDGDTSGYGDPDGLELDGDPSELPDLDGTEDVDYRDIDDDGDTVNTVFEDYDGDDNPVDQDTDGDGIPDYLDDNDDGDAFDTIDEGPDPDNDQNPNTGNTRDTDGDGIFDYLEFDEEVVCGEPIVYNGISPDGNSRNDFLVIENLDCFSTNDLQIFNRWGVLVYETESYGVNGNVFRGISEGRATIQQGEELPVGTYYYVLNYQDDESGERKSVAGYIYIQR